A single Megachile rotundata isolate GNS110a chromosome 9, iyMegRotu1, whole genome shotgun sequence DNA region contains:
- the LOC100879903 gene encoding growth hormone-inducible transmembrane protein: protein MLLARVCRSGASSAPLISFLKAPVNSKPLISKIQAVRLFANDGRTSYVRSTRTRSSTITERAMAPAGDAAMSLGKGALAGGAVIGLGALCYYGLGLSSSMGAMDYAKIWPEYVKDRIRSTYMYVGGSILCTAGAAALCLRSPAAMNMMMRQGWMSFLLTLAAMWGTGILVQSIPYKEGFGAKQMAWILHTGTIGAILAPLYLLGGPLVLRAAWYTAGVVGGLSAVAVCAPSEKFLNMGGPLAIGLGVVFASSVGSMFLPPTTALGSGLYSVSLYGGLLLFSMFLLYDTQRIIKRAETHPVYGAPRPYDPVNNAMSVYMDVLNIFVRILTIVSGGGSRKQK from the exons ATGTTGCTCGCTAGAGTTTGTCGAAGTGGAGCTTCGTCAGCTCCTTTAATTAGTTTCCTAAAAGCACCAGTGAATTCAAAACCtctgatttcaaaaattcaggCTGTAAGGTTATTTGCCAACGATGGACGTACCTCATATGTACGATCGACTCGTACTCGATCATCCACTATTACGGAACGAGCTATGGCTCCTGCAGGAGATGCAG CAATGAGCCTTGGTAAAGGAGCTCTTGCTGGTGGCGCAGTAATAGGCTTAGGTGCATTATGTTATTATGGATTAGGTTTATCATCATCTATGGGAGCCATGGATTATGCAAA aataTGGCCAGAGTATGTAAAAGATAGAATTAGAAGTACATATATGTACGTTGGGGGATCTATATTGTGCACTGCAGGAGCAGCAGCATTATGTTTGCGTTCACCAGCTGCTATGAATATGATGATGCGCCAAGGATGGATGTCATTCTTATTAACTCTTGCAGCTATGTGGGGTACTGGAATTCTGGTGCAAAGTATTCCTTATAAAGAAGGATTTGGTGCCAAACAAATGGCATGGATACTTCATACTGGTACTATTGGAGCAATCCTTGCACCTTTGTACTTATTGGGAGGACCTTTGGTACTTAGAGCAGCATGGTATACTGCTGGCGTAGTTGGTGGTTTATCAGCAGTAGCTGTTTGTGCACCAAGTGAAAAGTTCTTAAATATGGGAGGTCCACTAGCAATTGGCTTAGGAGTTGTGTTCGCAAGCAGTGTAGGATCAATGTTTCTTCCACCTACCACAGCTCTTGGATCCGGCTTATATTCAGTGTCCTTGTATGGTGGTTTGTTACTATTTTCTATGTTTCTTTTGTATGATACACAAAGAATCATAAAGCGGGCAGAAACACACCCAGTCTATGGAGCTCCAAGACCATATGATCCAGTTAATaa CGCCATGTCTGTGTATATGGATGTACTAAACATCTTTGTAAGGATTCTTACGATAGTGTCGGGTGGAGGTAGCCgtaaacaaaaataa
- the LOC100875802 gene encoding uncharacterized protein LOC100875802, which translates to MFGCPREAVRVKVKKCETRHQPEYRKFSVDPQITSIEVLQSILIKAFDIKGEFTVSYRAIDDYGSETYLFLLSDWDLDAAFISASEPYLYLQVNLKPFGETGDCECYWEQNVQEVSTRQETGFPYKTPKLPGLIMNKMERTLNMVQRALGNLGEESSHQQGAQPPRPPLTDAEFRRFLDPIGQVIHPKELRAVIYFGGIEPSLRKVVWKHILNVYPEGMSGRERMDYMKKKSQEYQNLRERWKTLVQKGQNVGDLAYVTSMVRKDVLRTDRHHKFYGGSDDNQNTASLFNILTTYALNHPSVSYCQGMSDLASPLLVTMRDEAQAYICLCALMRRLKDNFMLDGIAMTTKFAHLAEGLQHYDPDFYAYLKSHQADDLLFCYRWLLLEMKREFALDDALRMLEVLWAALPASPPNGELNLAEVPFPPPSPPPSPNVKHIRENAYTKVCAIRRQSSSASIAAAGKRKNLNTEEPSLQSSTETNGDSKRSSSPYETFSEPENDLTTAKNRRNTESTEKCLSTDSLAGKSKRVNLLELKEKLPLPNKDQSKSNDQNDGEKKCARVVKNLNEFLNFTSLNRSKVTPSDAEPELRRVSSESGVIRVLRDEPSSPDDPTDFFPMTTSMTRELRLELESLDRQVFGPSPPSDQQCDCVLSKKESELIDSETDTELARCSPAADVFVWENPLHTLQQKNHPATPDEQAELEYDGEILEDQNGVKSVTPIRLLKRNTRSESASDSEETEGWHQNATVSESPTKQPMQEHCEEATELTNLIPAGTSEDQLGESSLPPPHEFGGGNPFLMFLCITLLLQHRDFVMRNQMDYNEMAMHFDKMVRRHNVIRVLNQARQLFAGYLRRHSSSSLATKSDSINV; encoded by the exons ATGTTCGGCTGTCCTAGAGAGGCCGTCCGTGTCAAAGTAAAG AAATGCGAGACCAGACATCAGCCCGAGTACCGGAAATTCAGCGTGGATCCACAGATAACATCCATCGAAGTGCTCCAAAGTATACTCATCAAAGCGTTCGACATCAAAGG AGAATTCACGGTGTCATATCGAGCAATAGACGACTATGGATCAGAAACATACTTATTCCTGCTATCCGACTGGGATCTGGATGCAGCGTTCATCAG CGCCTCCGAGCCGTATTTGTATCTTCAAGTGAACCTGAAACCCTTTGGAGAGACAGGCGACTGTGAGTGTTACTGGGAACAGAATGTACAGGAAGTGTCGACGCGGCAAGAAACCGGGTTTCCATACAAGACGCCTAAGTTACCCGGTCTCATAATGAATAAG ATGGAGAGGACGTTGAACATGGTTCAGCGTGCTCTGGGTAACTTAGGCGAAGAATCATCACATCAACAGGGTGCCCAACCACCACGACCACCATTAACGGACGCAGAATTTCGACGGTTTTTGGATCCTATCGGGCAAGTGATACATCCCAAAGAGCTGAGAGCTGTTATATATTTCGGTGGAATAGAACCCAGTCTGCGAAAAGTGGTTTGGAAGCACATTTTGAATGTATATCCAGAGGGTATGTCTGGTCGCGAGAGGATGGATTACATGAAGAAAAAATCGCAAGAGTATCAAAATCTACGAGAAAGATGGAAAACCTTGGTACAGAAAGGACAGAACGTCGGGGATCTAGCGTATGTTACAAGTATGGTGCGAAAAGATGTTTTGAGAACGGATAGACATCACAAGTTTTACGGTGGTTCCGACGATAATCAGAACACAGCTAgccttttcaatattttaactaCCTACGCTTTGAATCATCCAAGTGTTAGCTACTGTCAAGGTATGAGCGATCTGGCCTCGCCCTTGTTGGTTACTATGCGAGACGAAGCACAAGCGTACATATGCTTGTGCGCTCTTATGAGAAGATTGAAAGATAACTTTATGCTCGATGGAATTGCAATGACTacaaaatttgcacatttggcTGAAG GTTTGCAGCACTATGATCCCGATTTCTATGCTTACCTAAAATCTCATCAAGCAGATGATCTGTTATTTTGTTACCGATGGCTTTTGTTGGAAATGAAACGTGAGTTTGCTTTGGATGACGCTTTAAGAATGCTTGAAGTTCTATGGGCCGCTTTACCAGCATCACCGCCAAACGGAGAACTTAATCTAGCCGAAGTACCTTTTCCACCACCGTCACCACCTCCGAGTCCAAACGTGAAACATATTCGTGAAAATGCATACACGAAAGTTTGCGCTATCAGGCGACAAAGTTCTTCTGCAAGTATCGCCGCCGCTGGAAAAAGAAAGAATCTGAACACAGAGGAACCCTCGTTACAAAGTTCAACCGAAACTAACGGAGATTCAAAGAG ATCGAGCTCTCCGTACGAGACGTTTTCCGAACCAGAAAACGACTTGACAACCGCAAAGAATCGAAGAAATACAGAATCCACGGAAAAGTGCCTAAGTACAGATTCTTTGGCTGGTAAATCTAAACGTGTAAATTTATTGGAATTAAAAGAGAAACTACCGTTACCTAACAAAGATCAGAGTAAAAGTAATGACCAAAATGATGGTGAAAAAAAATGTGCTCGAgtagtaaaaaatttaaacgaatttttaaatttcacaagtCTAAATCGTAGCAAAGTAACACCGAGTGATGCTGAACCAGAATTAAG ACGTGTTTCGAGCGAAAGCGGAGTTATTAGAGTGTTGAGAGATGAGCCAAGTTCTCCAGACGATCCAACAGATTTCTTCCCAATGACTACTTCAATGACAAGAGAATTAAGACTGGAACTAGAATCACTCGATCGACAAGTCTTCGGGCCATCGCCACCCAGCGATCAACAATGCGATTGCGTTCTTTCCAAGAAAGAAAGCGAGTTAATTGACAGTGAAACTGACACTGAATTAGCAAGGTGTAGTCCAGCTGCAGATGTATTCGTTTGGGAAAATCCTCTTCATACATTGCAACAAAAGAATCATCCCGCTACTCCTGATGAACAAGCAGAACTCGAATATGATGGTGAAATATTGGAAGACCAGAATGGCGTTAAGTCTGTAACTCCCATTAGATTACTTAAACGCAATACTAG gTCAGAATCGGCTTCGGACAGCGAGGAAACTGAAGGTTGGCATCAAAATGCAACAGTATCCGAAAGTCCAACAAAGCAACCTATGCAAGAGCATTGTGAAGAAGCTACGGAACTAACGAATCTCATTCCAGCCGGAACCAGCGAAGATCAGTTAGGAGAAAGTTCTTTACCTCCGCCTCATGAATTCGGTGGTGGCAATCCGTTTCTTATGTTCTTGTGCATCACTTTGCTACTTCAACACAGAGACTTTGTTATGCGTAATCAGATGGATTACAATGAAATGGCAATGCATTTTGATAAAATGGTTCGTCGGCATAATGTTATTCGAGTGCTCAATCAAGCAAGGCAGTTATTCGCTGGTTATCTCAGAAGACATTCTTCATCGTCGCTAGCTACAAAATCAGACTCTATAAACGTATAA